GGAACGGGCGCCGGTCCGCACGCCCGTAGAGCACCCCGCCCACGATCATCAGCAGCCCGAAGTAGGAGAAGTATCCCAGCTCCATCATTTCGGTGAAGAGCGGCGAGGCGAACTGCCGCAGCCACAGCGTGGGTGGGATCGCGAACAGCCGTGCCTCCAGCGCCAGCAGCCCGGCGTCCTGCCAGCCATCCACCAGCAGGAACGAGAGCCGCGCCACCTCCTCGAAGCAGACGATGAACGCCAGCAGCGGGTACCAGTCATGCAGGAAGTTCCAGACGCGGTTGCGGCGGGCGCCGGCGCCCAGCGCCAGCACCGCCGCCAGGCACACGGCATGCACCTCCAGAAACGCCGGCCATGCCGGTACGCGCTGGTGCAGGGCGAAGATCAGGACTCCGAGGCCGAGGAAGTAGCCCACGTAGAGCCGGTCCACCAGGTTCAACGGGAGAACGGCGAGTGGAAGCGCGGCCCGGCGGGCGGTGGCCCGAGCTCGAGCGGCCAATAGGACTTCGCCCTGCACCATGTCTGCCATGCCGCCGACTATCCCGCCGCCGCTCCCAGCGGTCAATCCGCCCGCGGTCAATTGCAGGTCAACCGCTAAGCCCCGGCTGCCTCAGGGCTTATGGTCGTTTCTTCTTGAGCCCGAGCGCAACGAGATGGTCGGGTTCGGCCAACGACCAACGACGAACGACCAACGACTGGTTTCGGCCGACGACCGCGTCCCTGATGCTAGACTGACTGCTCTGCGGAGGTCTTGATGCAGGACGTTTACATCCTTTCGGCGGCGCGCACGCCCATCGGCAAGTTCGGGGGCGGGCTGGCCTCGCTCACCGCGGTGGATCTGGGCGTGATCGCCGCCAAGGCTGCGCTCGAGCGCGCCGGCCTCGCCCCCGAGCAGGTGCAGGAGACCATCTTCGGCAACGCCCGCCAGGCCGGCGGCGGACCCAATCCCGGGCGCCAAGTCTCCATCCGCAGCGGCGTGCCCGCCGAGGTCCCCGCCTACACCGTCAACCAGGCCTGCGCCTCGGGGATGAAATGCATCACCCTGGGCGCGCAGGAGATCGCGCTGGGCAACCTGGAGTGCGTGCTGGCGGGCGGCGCCGAATCCATGTCGCGCCTGCCCTACTACCTGGACGGCGCGCGCTGGGGTCTTCGTCTCGGCCACCAGGAACTGGTGGACGGCATGTACCGCGACGGCTTCTTCTGCCCCATGGCCAAGATGGTGATGGGCGAAACCGCCGAGATCCTGGCCGGGCAGTACAAGATCGGCCGCGAGGAGCAGGACCGCTACGCGCTGCGCTCGCAGCAGCGCGCCCAGGCGGCCATGGAATCCGGGCGCTTCAAGGACGAGAT
This genomic interval from Terriglobales bacterium contains the following:
- a CDS encoding acetyl-CoA C-acetyltransferase gives rise to the protein MQDVYILSAARTPIGKFGGGLASLTAVDLGVIAAKAALERAGLAPEQVQETIFGNARQAGGGPNPGRQVSIRSGVPAEVPAYTVNQACASGMKCITLGAQEIALGNLECVLAGGAESMSRLPYYLDGARWGLRLGHQELVDGMYRDGFFCPMAKMVMGETAEILAGQYKIGREEQDRYALRSQQRAQAAMESGRFKDEIVPVTLEGKKGATVVERDEHPFLGATLEKMAKLPPAFSKTGTVTAGNSSGITDGAAAVVLAGETLVKKHHLKPLARVLDFASAGCDPRTMGIGPVPAMHKLREKCDLAVADFDLIELNEAFAAQVLACDRELHFDHDKLNVNGGAIALGHPIGCTGARIVVTLLHEMLRRKAHHGAATLCVSGGMGMALALENVA